A window of the Salvelinus sp. IW2-2015 linkage group LG37, ASM291031v2, whole genome shotgun sequence genome harbors these coding sequences:
- the LOC111960272 gene encoding uncharacterized protein yields MSDQSKCTTIYMSRELRQASDKALSTGAQEIRFPDHKSPPSLRIGQIQTHHLSLGIRRSFASTDLLTNAHPHSAHSALSLDSLERVLSLHSDSRVELQPTSDTTLNPRSSHSSRLSLEDIALPAGGEGKCSDGKKSLGTEHEENWQDARDSTNELHPEDDEDSGSLESIDEEEEEEGLMVVNLKASQEKRKKRHDVEGTSTESPSKYLQEFHSLPKRLVPSEITHCLYELEEECRGVERESDSVKWKMELIHCSVVTVQETLRTLLKRLVEAQSNEALDPTPIPTTHHLLSTTHHRPSHSLFHSANPLLPADAPTKIHSTSQVNQVPSNLSQCTHHHCLAHCAVARRPSETCLTEANATLTQGHCCPRTTSPGTATLTSCAQRGKERAAALHAITDLRMDVEHLRVAYEEGRQEHRETLGLLRAFQKDMGTLVSHWRRDRHDRQKQSDVGTQLEAIRQQSNNVTEM; encoded by the exons ATGTCGGACCAATCAAAATGCACCACCATCTATATGTCTCGGGAGTTGAGACAGGCCAGCGACAAGGCTCTATCGACAGGTGCTCAAGAGATACGCTTTCCAGACCATAAATCACCACCATCTCTTCG AATTGGTCAAATTCAGACACACCATTTGAGTTTAGGAATCCGCCGCTCTTTCGCCTCCACGGACCTGCTCACCAATGCGCATCCGCATTCAGCACACAGTGCACTTTCCCTGGACAGCCTGGAGAGGGTGCTATCGCTACACTCAG ACTCTAGAGTGGAGCTCCAGCCTACCAGTGACACCACCCTGAACCCCAGGAGCTCCCACAGCAGCCGGCTCTCCCTGGAGGACATAGCGCTGCCTGCAGGTGGGGAGGGGAAGTGCAGCGACGGAAAAAAGAGTTTGGGCACGGAGCACGAGGAGAACTGGCAGGACGCCAGGGACAGCACCAACGAGTTGCACCCTGAGGATGATGAGGATTCGGGGTCCCTTGAGTCCAtcgatgaggaagaggaggaggaagggttaATGGTGGTAAACCTCAAAGCAAGTcaagagaaaaggaaaaagagaCATGATGTGGAGGGGACTTCAACTGAGAGCCCATCAAAGTACCTACAG GAATTCCATAGTTTACCCAAGAGGCTAGTGCCCTCTGAGATCACCCACTGTCTGTATGAACTAGAG GAGGAGTgcaggggagtggagagagagagcgacagtgTCAAATGGAAGATGGAGCTAATTCATTGCAGTGTGGTCACAGTCCAG GAAACACTGCGGACTCTTCTGAAACGCCTGGTGGAGGCTCAGAGCAACGAAGCCCTGGACCCAACCCCAATACCGACCACTCACCACCTCCTCTCCACTACCCACCACcgcccctctcactccctcttccaCTCCGCCAACCCTCTCCTGCCGGCAGACGCCCCCACCAAGATCCATTCCACCTCCCAGGTGAACCAGGTGCCCTCCAACCTGTCCCAGTGTACACACCACCACTGCCTGGCTCACTGTGCCGTGGCGCGCCGCCCATCCGAGACTTGCCTGACCGAGGCCAACGCCACCCTGACCCAGGGCCACTGCTGCCCCAGGACCACCAGCCCTGGAACCGCCACCCTGACCAGCTGTGCCCAGCGGGGGAAGGAGAGGGCAGCAGCCCTCCATGCCATCACTGACCTGAG GATGGACGTCGAGCACCTGCGCGTGGCCTATGAGGAGGGGCGCCAGGAGCACCGGGAGACCCTGGGGTTGCTGAgggccttccagaaggacatggGTACCCTGGTGTCCCACTGGCGgagagacagacacgacagacagaagcagagtgACGTCGGCACACAGCTGGAAGCTATCAGACAGCAATCCAACAATGTCACTGAGATGTGA
- the ponzr1 gene encoding placenta-specific gene 8 protein has product MAVHQQQITTVTTTQRSGEWSTGLCDCCSDMGTCCCALWCFPCFQCQTASHFGWCLCMPLLDPCAFMAVSCCMRSSMRERYGIQGSTCGDVALVCCCYVCTWCQMAREVKTQTTSGPQQVHVVTQQVXMA; this is encoded by the exons ATGGCTGTCCACCAGCAGCAGATCACCACTGTAACAACCACCCAGAGGTCRGGGGAATGGAGCACAGGACTGTGTGACTGCTGCTCTGACATGGGCACCT GTTGYTGTGCCTTGTGGTGCTTCCCCTGTTTTCAGTGTCAGACMGCCTCCCACTTCGGCTGGTGTCTCTGCATGCCCCTCCTGGACCCATGTGCYTTTATGGCTGTCTCCTGCTGCATGCGCTCCTCCATGAGAGAACGCTACGGCATCCAG GGTTCGACGTGTGGAGAYGTCGCATTGGTGTGTTGCTGCTACGTCTGTACCTGGTGCCAGATGGCCCGTGAGGTTAAGACGCAGACCACATCAGGCCCCCAACAGGTTCACGTGGTCACCCAACAAGTTCRCATGGCTTAG